The nucleotide sequence GTTGGCTCGATCAACAGATTGGGGGCGTTTCTCCATCACCAACTGAGACCCAGAATGGTCAAAATCCCAAAGCAAAAGGCCCACAGACGATCTCGATCGACTAGGCACCCCTTGACAGCTTCAGGGTCGCGCAACAATCCCCACCCCCTGCACGTCTGAAGGGGTAATTGTTGCGAGGTGTTATGCCATGTCTGATTTCACGCCCTGGCAGTCTGGAACTGCACTGCTGGCAACACTGGGGCTGAGTACCGGGATCATCGCCCCTCTGATGCTCCCCGTCCCCGTCTTAGCTCAAACCCAGTCCACCCTCCCCGCCGGAACCACTATTCCGATTCGCTACGACCAAGGCGACAAAATTCTGGTGACCCCCACTGAAACCACGCCGGTAACACTCATTGTGACCCAGGAAATTAGGGCACCCTTAGGAACCACCTTGATTCCAGCCGGCAGCATGGTGAAAGGGGATCTCCAACCCGGTGGGGGGGGCGGTTCTCGGTATGTTGCCAAGCAGGTCACTTTACCCAATGGCCGCACCCTAGCCCTTGATGCCACCTCGCAGGTGGTGACGCGCACTGAGGTGATTAAAAAACGGGCCCCGAACAAGTTCAATTCTGGTGGGAACAGCCTTGGGAAGTGGGGCAGCGGCAGCTCTCTCTGCCATCATTGGGGGTGGAAAAAGTATTACCCCTTGGCGGGTTTTAGCAGGAGCTGGGGTGGGTACCCTGGGTGGGGTCTTTTTAGGGCCGAAAAAGCAGGTGGAGTTAATTGTGGTCAGACCCAACGAAGACTTGACCCTGACCCTGAATCAGGATCTGACGGTAAACTATCCCTGAGCTTTGCCCTCAGAACCCAAGGGTCTCAACTACTTAAGAGCGCCTCAATGAACTCATAGCTGGAAAAGGGCCGGAGGTCTTCAATTCCTTCTCCAGCTCCAATGAAGCGAATCGGTAGCCCCAATTGTTGCACGACCGCGAGGGCTACCCCCCCCGTTGGCAGTGCCATCCAACTTGGTCAGTACCACGCCACTCAGTCGGGCTGCCTCCGAGAATACCTCGGCCTGACGTAGCCCATTCTGTCCGAGGGTCGAATCTAGCACCAGCAAGGACTCAACCACGGCATTAGTTGCCTTCTTATCGATGATCCGGCGGATTTTGCTCAATTCATCCATGAGATTTTTCTTGTTTTGCAGCCGCCCAGCGGTATCCACCAGCAATAGATCGATCCCCCGGGATTGCGCCGCCGTGATGGCATCATAGACAACAGCGGCGGGATCGGTATTTTGCCCCGGATTTGCGATCACATCCACCCCACTGCGCTGTCCCCAAACTTTGATCTGTTCGACAGCAGCGGCTCTGAAGGTATCCGCAGCAGCAATCATGCAGCGATAACCAGACTTTTGGGCAATGTGGGCAATTTTGCCAATGGTCGTGGTTTTGCCAGCCCCATTCACTCCGGTGATCAGCCAGATGTTCAGAACCTCTTTTTGAGGGGCAAAGGTCAGGGTATGGGACTGATCAAACATCTGCCGCAGGATTTGCTTCAGATAGGCGATAGCCGCCTCGGGGGGCAAAGCCTCCTGGCGGAGTCGA is from Neosynechococcus sphagnicola sy1 and encodes:
- the ftsY gene encoding signal recognition particle-docking protein FtsY — protein: MALDEGFLWSTEILAAQGRRPEDISIEEITWLQKLRQGLTKTRRGLINQLRAVVGQGPLNQEAVLEIEALLLQADVGVEATDYIIEALQARLRQEALPPEAAIAYLKQILRQMFDQSHTLTFAPQKEVLNIWLITGVNGAGKTTTIGKIAHIAQKSGYRCMIAAADTFRAAAVEQIKVWGQRSGVDVIANPGQNTDPAAVVYDAITAAQSRGIDLLLVDTAGRLQNKKNLMDELSKIRRIIDKKATNAVVESLLVLDSTLGQNGLRQAEVFSEAARLSGVVLTKLDGTANGGGSPRGRATIGATDSLHWSWRRN